The Myxococcota bacterium genome includes the window GTTCGAGCAGGGCGTCTACCTCGGCGCGGACCGTCGCCGGGTCCGAGGCGTCGACCCGGATCAGGGCCGAGAGGATCACGCTCCCTGGAGCCAGCCCGCGCAGCGAGCGGTAGCGGAAGCGCAAACGCTCGGCCGGGAGGTGACGCCGCCGGCCACCGGCCGGGCTCACGACTTCCACCTCGACGGTGCGCGCCCCGATCTCGTGCTGCGGGATGCCGGCGTTCATGGCGATCCAACCGCCGATCGTGCCGGGAATGCCGGCGCCGAAGGCCAGGCCTCCGAAACCGCGCTCGACGCAGAATCGAGTCAGCTGGCTGTGGGACACGCCCGCCTCGACGCGCAGGCAGCCACCCGGGCGCTCTTCGAGCCGACGGAAGCGGGACAGCTGGATCACCACGCCGGCCAGTGGCTGGTCGGGTGCGAGGCAGTTGAAGCCACCCCCGATCACGTGGTGCGGCACGCGCGCGCGCCCGAGGCGTCGCAAGAGCCCCGCGAGTTCGTTGCGATCGCGCGGGGCCGCGACGGCTTCGGCCGGACCGCCGACCCGCAGCGACGTCAACCGCGCCAGGGGAACGTCGAAGCGGATCGCATCGCCCAGGGCGTCGGTGAGCTCGTCGCGCAGCGCTCGCGTGATCATCAGTCGCGTTGCCCCAAGCCTTCGAGGATGCGCGCGCCCAGACCCGCGATGCTGCCCGCGCCGAGCGTGAGCACCAGGTCACCCGGCTCGGCCTCGGCGAGGATCCGGGCCAGGGCGGCGTCGAGGTCGCCTTCGTAGAAGACGTGCCGATGGCCGTGGTCGCGAATCGCGTCCGCGAGCAGGGTGGCTTCGACACCGGGCAGCTTCGCCTCGCTCGCCGCGTAGATCTCGGTGAGCACCAGCACGTCCGCCCGGTGGAAGCAGCGCGCGAAGTCGTCCCAGAGATCGCGGGTACGGGTGAAACGATGGGGCTGGAAGGCGACGACGACGCGGCCCGGGTGCACCTCACGCGCCGCCGACAGCGTCGCTTCGATCTCGGCCGGGTGGTGTCCGTAATCGTCGACGACCCGGACGCCGTGGGCTTCCCCCTTCCACTCGAAGCGGCGCTCGATGCCCAGGAAGGTCTCGAGGGCCTCCGCCGCGGTGACGAAGGGCACCTCGAGCTCGTGGGCCACGGCCAGCGCCGCCAGGGCGTTCTGCACGTTGTGACGACCGGGCAGGCGAGTCCGCGCGCGCCCCAGCTCTTCGCCGCGGTGGCGCACGGCGAAGGAGAAGCCCGGCGCGGCGGCTTCGAAGGAGTGCGCCACCCAGTCGGCCTGGTTGCTGGTCCCGTAGGTGATCACCCGCCGCGTCATGCGTGGCAGGATCGACTGCACGCCCGGGTGGTCGAGACAGAGCACCGACGCCCCCCAGAAGGGCATGCGATTGCAGAAGGTCACGAAGGCCTCCTGCAGGGTCTCGTAGTCGCCGTAGTGGTCGAGGTGCTCGGGATCGATGTTGGTGACCACGCCCATCACCGGAGCCAGGCGCAGGAACGAGCCGTCGCTCTCGTCGGCTTCGGCAACGAGCAACTCGCCGGCGCCGTGGCGCGTGGTCGAGGGCGGATGCTCGGCCTGCAGCACGCGTCCCCCCACGATCGCCGTCGGGTCGAGGCCGGCCTCGTCCAGGACATGGGCGATCAGCGACGTGGTGGTCGTCTTGCCGTGGCTGCCGGCGACCGCGACGCCGTCCTTCAGGCGCATCACCTCGGCGAGCATCTCGGCGCGGGGGATCACCGGGATCTTCGCGGCGTCGGCCTCGCGGATCTCCGGGTTGTCGGCGCGTACCGCCGAGGAGAACACCACGACGTCGGCGTCGCGCACGTGCTCGGCGGCGTGTCCGACGTGAACGTCGATGCCGAGGCTGCGCAGACGCTCGGTGTTGGCGCTCTCGCGGAGGTCCGAACCCGACACCTGGTAGCCCTGATTCGCCAACAGCTCGGCGAGGCCGCACATGCCGATGCCGCCGGCGCCCACGAAATGGACCCGCTGGATGCGTCTCATGCGTTCGCCTCGAGCCAGTGGGCACAGTGGGTGACGACCTCGGCCGCCGCGTCGGGACGCGCCAGATCGCCGGCGGCGCGGCTCATCGGCACCAGCGATTCCGGGTCGTTCGCGAACTCCGAAAGGGTGTTCAGCAGGGCCTCGCTCTCGAGCGGCCGCGCCTCGAGGAGTCGGGCGGCGCCGTGGGCACTGGCGGCTTCGGCGTTGGCCTTCTGGTGATCGTCCGCCGCGTACGGGTAGGGCACCAGCACCGCGGGCAGGCCGGCCATCGCCAGCTCGGCGACCGTCAGCGCGCCGCTGCGGCAGATCGCCAGATCGCTCTGCGCATAGCGCAGGGGCATGTCGGGCTCGAAGGCGACGACCTGGGCGTCGAGCCGCGTATCTGCGTAGGCCTGGGCGACGCGGTCGCGGTCGGCTTCGCCGGTCTGGTGGAAGATCTCGAAGTGGGAGGCGTCGAGCGCGGAGGCGATCTCGACCAACGCATCGTTGATCTGGCGGGCGCCCTGACTGCCGCCGAAGACCAGCAAGCGCAGCGGCTTCCCCGGTGCGCGCCGTTCGGGGGCTGCGCGAAACGCCTGCACCAGCTCGCGTCGCAGCGGGGCTCCCGCCACCACCGTGTCGCCGCGGGTCTCGAAGTGGCCGTGGGCGGCCTCGAACTGGGTGAACACCGCTCGCGCGAAGCGCGCGGCCAACCGGTTTGCCCGGCCGGGGATCGCGTTCGGCTCGACGAGGGCGATCGGCAACCGCCGCAACACGGCGGCGAGCACGCCAGGCACGGACGCGTAGCCGCCCACCGAGACGAGTAGCTGGGCGCGCCGCTGACCGAGGGCGCGCCACGCCGCGAACACGCCGCGCGCGGTATCGAAGAGCGCGCGCAGCTTCGCGAGGCTGCCGCGTCCCATGATCTGACCGCTCGGCAAGGTGACGAGGTCGAACCCCGCCTCGGGAACGAGACGGCGCTCGAGTCCGATCTCGCCGCCGAGCAGGAACACGCCGTCGCCACGTGCGGCGACCGCCTCGGCGAGCGCGAGCGCCGGCGTCACGTGTCCGCCGGTGCCGCCGCCGGCGATCGCCCAGACAGCGCGCCCGCGCTTGGTGTCCGAAATGGCCGCGCTCATGCGTGCCGGCTCCGCCACCGTGGGCTCCCGGTCTGCGCTTCTCGGTCGGCGTCGCTCCCGATGCGCAGCAGGATGCCGATCGCCGCCGCCGTACACAGCAGCGAGTTGCTGCCGTGGGAGAGCAGGGGCAGCGTGAGGCCGGTCGTCGGCAGCAGGCCCATCACCACGGCGCCGTTGCAGAGTGCGGGCAGCACGATCAGGCCGGTCGCCCCGGTGGCCAGCAGGCGCGCGAAGGGCGTCGTGGCATGACGCGCGATGCGCAGCCCGGCCCAGCAAAGCGCGGCGAACGCACCGAGCACGACGAGCACCCCGACGAGCCCGAGCTCCTCGGCGACCACCGAAAGGATGAAGTCGGTATGGGCTTCGGGCAGGTAGAAGAGCTTCTGGCGGCCGTCCCCGAGGCCGACGCCGAGGCTGCCACCACGCCCGAAGGCGACGAAAGACTGTACGAGCTGGAAGCCCTCGCTGTGCGCGGTCTGCCACGGGTCGAGGAAGCCGCGCACACGGGCCAGGGCGTAAGGGCGCGCCGCCACGTAAGCCCCGGCGCCGAGCAGGCCGAGCCCGGCGGGCAGGGCCAAGCGACGGAAGGGCAGCCCCGCGCCGAAGAGCAGCAGACCGACGACGGCGCACAGGATCACCGCGCTGCCAAAGTCGGGTTGCAGGAGCAAGAGCAGCACGGGGGGCGCGACGAGCAGCCCCACCCGCAACAGCAGTCCGTGGGTGTCGATCACGCGCGGAGTCGCCCGCGACAGCACCAGGGCGACGGCCAACACGGTGGCGAGTCGCGCGGGTTCGGCGGCCTGGAGTGCGACGGGAAGGCCCGGGATGGCGAGCCAGCGTCGCGCACCGTTCGCTTCGATTCCCATCACCAGCGTGGCCGCCAAGGCGATGCCGCCCGCGAGCCATGCCCACAGGGCGAAGCGTTCCCAGAACACGACCGGCAGGCGGCTCACCACGAACGCGACGCACAGCGCCCCGAGGACGCCCGCGGCGTGTCGCAACGCGAGCGGCGGGAAGGGCTCGCCCATCGCGAGCGCCGCGGTCGTGCTGTAGTTCATCACCACGCCGATCGCCGTCAGCGCGAGTGCACTCGTGACCAACGCTCCGTCCCAACGCGAAGCGGCGGTGGCATCGTTCACCGGTCGTCCTCGACGGGGGGGAGGTCGCCGACGGCGGCCTGAAAGCGTCGGCCGCGGTCCTCAAAGTTCGCGAATTGGTCGTGACTTGAACACCCCGGAGCGAGCAAAACCCAGTCTCCGGGACGGGCGATCTGGGCGGCGCGCCGGACGGCGTCCTCGAGGCTCGGCTCGGCGTGGACGGGCAGGGCGTCCCCGAGGGCAGCGGCCAGGGCGGGCGCGGCCTCGCCAATCAACAGGGCGGCTCGCGCGGCCTGCGCGCCCGCCGCCAGCTCGGCGAGGTCGAGGCCCTTCGCGCGGCCGCCTCCGATCCAGATGACGGGCCCTCCGCAGCCCTCGAGCGCCCGCAGCGCGGCGCCGGGATTGGTCGCCTTGGAGTCGTCGACCCAGGTGACCCCTCCCCGGTGGGAGACGATCTGGTGGCGGTGGGGTAGGCCCTCGAAGCCCGCGAGGCCTCCGAGCGCCGGAGGCAGGTCGGCGCCGAGGGCGTGCACCGCGCCGATGGCGGCCAGGGCGTTCTCCCGGTTGTGACGGCCGGGCTGGCGCCAGTCGAAGGGGAGCCGGCGGGGCGCCGCGGCGCGTTCCTGGAGCAGCAGTTCGCCCGCGTCCAGCCCGAGGGTGGCGGCGAAGGCCTCCTCCGGCTGAGGGGCCCGGTCGGCGGCGAAGGCCAGGACCCGCCCGCGTGCCGCGGACACGAAGGCCGCGACGTGGGCGTCCTCCGCGTTCAGGACGGCCCAGTCCTCGTCGCGCTGGTTCGCCAGGATCCGCAGCTTCGCGTTGCGATAGGCCGCGAAGTCGCCGTGCCGGTCGAGGTGGTCGGGCGTGAGGTTGAGCACGACCGCCACCCGGGGGCGGAACGCCTGGGTCGTCTCGAGCTGGAAGGACGAGACCTCGAGGACGGCCACATCGAGGGCCTCGCCGACGAGGGACAGGGCGGGAATCCCGACGTTGCCGCCGACGCCGACGCGCAGACCGGCAGCGCGCAGCAGCGCCGCGACCAGCAGGGTGGTCGTGGATTTTCCGTTGGTCCCCGTGACCGCCACGATCGGGACGGGCAGGGCGTCGGCCGCCCACTCGATGTCGCCGCGCACGTCGCGGGCCCGCCCGGCATAGCGCTCGGGCGGTACGCCGGGGCTCGGCACCACGCAGTCGAACTCGGCCGGGTCGGGGAACGCCGCACCGAGCCGGACCTCCACCTCGGGCGGCAGTTCGGCGGCCAGCCGAGCGTCCTCGCGCTCGTCGGCTGCCACCACCCGGGCGCCCCGCTCGGCGAAGAACAGCGCCGCGCTGCGACCGGTCGCACCCAGGCCGAGGACGAGGATCCGCGCTCCCGCGAGCGAGGGCATCAACGCAGCTTCAGGGACGACAGCGCCACCAGGCCGAGAATGGCCGACACGATCCAGAAGCGGACGACGATCTTCTGCTCGGCCCAGCCGAGCTTCTCGAAGTGGTGGTGAATGGGTGTCATGAGGAACACCCTCTTCCCCGTCAGGCGGAACGAGGTGACCTGGATGATCACCGACACCGTCTCCATCACGAACACGCCGCCCACCACGGCGAGCAGGATCTCCTGGCGGATCAGGAGGGCGATCGTGCCCAGCGCGCCGCCCAGGGCCAGTGATCCGACGTCGCCCATGAACAGCTGGGCCGGCGGGGCGTTGAACCACAGGAAGCCGAGTCCGCCGCCGATCAAGGCGCCGCAGAAGATCGCGAGGTGTCCCGATCCGGGGACGTGCTTGATCGCCAGGTAGTCGGCGATCACCGCGTGGCCGGCCGCATAGGCAAGGATCAAGAAGGTCCCGGCGGAGATCATCACCGGGCCGATCGCCAGCCCGTCGAGTCCGTCGGTGAGATTCACCGCATTGCTGGTGGCCACGATGATGAAGGTGGCGAGCGGGATGTAGAGCCAGCCGATGTGGGGCGTGAAGTTCTTGAAGAACGGCACCGAGAGCCGGGCGTCGAAGTTCGGGTCGGTGTAGATGGCGAGGGCCACGATCGAGGCCAGCAGCGTCTGCCAGAAGAGCTTCGCGCGCGCGGACACGCCGGCGCTGCTGCCCTCACGCACCTTTGCGTAGTCGTCGATGAAGCCGAGGATCCCGTAGCCCAGGGTCAAGCCGACCAGGATCCAGACGGGTCGGCTGTCGAGATTCGACCAGAGCAGCACCGACACGAGCAGCGACAACAGGATCAGGAGGCCGCCCATCGTGGGCGTGCCCGCCTTCGACTGGTGGTCGGGGCCGATCTCCCGGATCGGCTGGCCGACGCGCAGCTTCGACAGGCGTCGGATCAGCGGCGGGCCGAAGGTGAAGGCCAGGAAGAGCGCCGTGAGCGTGGCCGCGCCGGTGCGGAACGTGATGTAGCGAAAGACGTTGAAGGCGCCGATCTCGCCCGCCAGCGGATAGAGCAGGTGGTAGAACATCAGTCCTCGCGCGCCTCGCCGAAGCCTTCGCGCAGATGTGCGACGACGCGCTCCATGCGCATCGCTCGCGATCCCTTCACCAAAACACGGTCCCCCGCTTCGAGGCCGGCCAGGGCCCGTTCGGCGACGTCTTCCCACTGCTCGGACGCGAAGGTCGCGGTCGCCGGAATCCCGGCGCGCTCGGCCGCAGCCGCCACGCGCTGGGCATTCGCGCCCACGGCGAACAAGCGATCGACGCCGAGCTTGCCGGCGAGCTCGCCGGCACCCTCGTGGGCGGCCACTTCGTGCTCGCCGAGCTCGCCCATGTCACCGAGGATCGCGATGCACTGGCCTTCGCCCGCGTCGCGGGTCAGCGTGCGCAGCGCCTCTTCCATCGACTGGGGGTTGGCGTTGTAGGTGTCGTTGATCAGGAGGCCTCCGCCGCGCAACAGGATGGGCTCGAGACGACCGGTCACCGGTCGATAGGCGGCCAGTCCGCGCGGCAGCTCCTGGAGCGCACAGCCCGCGGCGAGTGCCCCCGCCGCAGCCGCGAGCGCGTTGATCACCGTGGTTTCTCCGAGCCCGGCCACCTGCACCGCCACGCTCCCCTCCGCCGTCGTCAGGCGGAAGTGGTAGCGACCCGAGGGATCACTGCGCTCGTCTTCCGCGCGCACATCGGCTTTCGGGGAGCGCCCGAAGCGAAGGACGCGCGCCGCGGTGCGCTCCGCCTGGGCGGAGACGCGCGGATCGTCCACGTTCAGGACCGCTGTGCCCGCGGTCGCCAGCGACGCCACCAGGTCGCCCTTCTCCAGAGCGATCTCTTCCTGACTGCCCAAGTGCTCGATGTGGGCCGTCCCGACGTTGGTGATCACGCCGACGTCGGCCCGTGCGATCTGCGCGAGCTGCGCGATCTCCCCCCGGTGGTTCATGCCGAGCTCCACGACGACGTGACGGTGCTCGGCTTCGCGCCGCAGCAGGGTCAGGGGCAGCCCGAAGTGGTTGTTCAAGTTGCCCTCGGTCTTCAGGCAGGGGCCCGTCGCGCCGAGGATCGCCGCGCACATCTCCTTCGTCGTGGTCTTGCCGTTGCTGCCCGTGATCGCGACCAGCGGACCGCGGTGCCGTTCTCGATGCCCCTTGGCGAGCGCCCCCAACGCGGCAGTCGTGTCGGCGACGGCGATCTCCGCGCCCGGCGCCGTGCCTTCGGGGTGGGCCTCGTCGACGAGACAGCCCTGCACCCCGGCCCGCGCGACGTCGGCGAGGAAGTCGTGGCCGTCGAAACGGTCACCGCGGATCGCGACGAAGAGGGCCGCGTGTCCGACGTTGCGGCTATCGATCGTGACGCTCTCGAAGCGGGTGCCGGGCTCGCCGCGACGCAGGCGGCCTCCGGTCCAGCGCACCGCATCCTCGACGCGAAACACTTCGCTCATTCGGCCTCCGGCGCGGTGGGCTCGGCGAGCGCGCGCAGCGCCTCGTCGCGGTCGCTGAAGGGTAGTCGTTCGCGACCGATGATCTGGTAGTCCTCGTGACCCTTGCCCGCGATGGCGACCATGTCGTCCGGTCCAGCGATGGCGAGGGCCGCCCGGATCGCTTCGCGGCGATCGGCGATGCGCAAGTAGCCGCGCGTGTCGTCGAAGGCCGCGGCATCCACGCGGGGAAAGCCGACCAGACCCGCCTCGACGTCATCGAGGATGCGCTCGGGGTCTTCGGTGCGCGGGTTGTCGCTCGTGGCGACCACCCGGTCCGCGTGCCGCGCCACCGCTTCGGCCATCAGCGGACGCTTCGCGCGGTCCCGGTCACCACCGCAGCCGAACACGGTGATCAGGCGTCCGCGGCAAAGCGGGCGCAACGTGGCGAGCAACTTGTCGACCGCGTCGGGCGTATGGGCGTAGTCGACGATCACCTGGGGGCCGGCGCTCGCGCCGACGCGCTCGATGCGACCGGGCACCTGGGGACACGCCGCGACACCCTCGGCGATCGTGGCGAAGGGCAACTCCAGACCGACCCCGATCCCGACGGCGACGAGCAGGTTCTCGAGGTTGAAGTCGCCGAGCAGGGGGAGCTGGAGCTCGCCGCTGGCAGCCGGCGTCGCGACGGTCGCACGCGTACCCTCGAGGTCCACGTGGGCTTCGAGGAGACGGATCTCGGCGTCGCCGTCGCCTTCGCGCGAGACGCGCAGCACCCGCGCACCGCGCTCCCGGGCGGCCGCGACGAACGCCGCTCCGCTCGGGTCGTCGATGTTGACGATTGCGACGCCGTCCGGGCGCAGGTGCTCCCGCATCAGCAGGAGCTTCGCCTCCCGGTAGCGATCCATGTCGCCATGGTGGTCGAGGTGGTCCTGGGTGAGGTTCGTGAACGCCGCCACAGCGAAGCCGCAGCCATCGACGCGGCCGCAGTCGAGGCCGTGGGACGACACTTCCATCACCGCGGTCTCGACGTGCTGGGTGCACATGTTCCGCAGCAGTCGCTGGAGGTCGAGGCTCTCGGGCGTGGTGTTGACAGCCCGCTGCCGTTCGCTGCCGAACCGCACCTCGACCGTGCCGATCAGGCCGGCGCGACGTCCCGCCGCAGCGAGCAGGGATTCGACGAGGTAGGTCGTCGACGTCTTGCCGTTCGTGCCCGTGACGCCGATGAGCGAGAGTTCCTCGCTCGGGCGACCGAAGAAGTGGGCGGCGATGGGCGCCAGCGCGCGGCGGGAGTCCGGTACCTCGACGATGGCCGCGTCCTTCACCTCGAAGCCCGCGGGCAACGACTCCACGATCAGCGCGCTCGCCCCGAGACGCTGGGCGGCGGCGAGGTAGTCGTGACCGTCGACCTCGGCCCCGCGCAGGGCGAAGAACGCATCGCCCGGGCTGACGTCGCGCGAGTCGTAGGTGAGTCCGCGGATGATCGGGTCCGCGCCGGCGGCGCCGGGGCGCTGGCTCCGAGGCGCATTCGGGGCGGGCAGGGCACCGAGCAGCTCGCCGAGTCTCATCCGCTCTCTTCCCTCGGTTCGCTCGTCGCGTTGCCGCGGTCGGCCGCAGAGGCCGGGCGGAACTCGATCCGCACCACATCGCTGCCGGCGACGACCACGCTTCCTGGCGGCGGATCCTGATGGACGGCGACACCGTCACCCTGCAGCTTGACGGATAGGCCGTTCGCAGCCGTGACCTGCATCACCTCGGTGCGCGAGAGACCGACGAAGTCGGGCAACAGCACCCGGTCGCGGAACGCTTCCACCGGCACCGCCGGAACGGCGGCCACGGTGACGGGCGCCGGCGGTTCGGGCTCGGTCGGGGCCGGCGCGGCCGCGGGTCGCGGCGGGTCCACCGTCGGGGGCGGCGCGGAGACTGCCGCGGTCAGCGCTTCGGGCGCGCGTTCCGCCGAAGCGGGGACGTGCTCGGTCGCGCTCGCTGCCCGGGCGAGCGCGGCGGCGTCGGCTTCGGGCGTGTCGGCTGCGTCGTCGACCGCCGGAGGCGCGTTGGCCTCCACGGTCTTCGACGCGACGACGACGGGCGGTGCGTCCGACACGTGGATTCCGTGCTGGGCCAATTGGCTCGGCGCCACGGCGGCGAAGAGCGGCGCCGCGGCGACGCCGCCGCTGTGGAGCGGCCGCTTCGGCTCGTCGAGCTGGGTGACGATCACGACGCGCGGCGCATCGACGGGCGCGATCCCGACGAACCAGGCGCGGAACGCGTCCTGGGAGTAGCGCAGCGCGACGGCGTCCCACTTCTGTGCCGTGCCGGTCTTCCCCGCGGTGCGGATGCCGGGGAGGGCGGCACGCCTTCCCGTACCGTCGGAGCCCGTGACGGTTTCCAGCATTCCCAGGACCCGCGCCGCCACTTCGGGACGCAGCACCTGGCGCACGACTTCGGGACGCGTCGGCTGCCAGGACCCACCGGCGACGCGGCGCGCCGTGACCAGGCGCGGGCGCAGCAGACGCCCCCCATTCGCGAGGACCGAGGTGGCGACGGCCAGCTGCAGCGGTGTCACCGAGACGCCCTGGCCGAACGCGATCGTCGCATGATCCACGGGCTTCCAGTCCCGCCAAGGCCGCAGCACACCCGCCGACTCGTCCGGGAACAGGCTGCCGGTCTTCTGGCCGAAGCCGAAGTCGCGCAGCATCTCGAAGTGGGGCTTGCGGCCGAGGGCCTGGGCGATCTTCACGGCGCCGACGTTGCTCGAGACGCGCAGTACGCTGGCCGGATCGAGCGGGCCGAAGTCGCGGGCGTCGCGGATGATCTTCCCCGGCAGGGCCAGTTCGCCGGACTCGGTGTCGATCGCTTCGTCCGGGTCGATCGCGTCGCGCTCCAGGGCCGCCGCGACGAGGAAGGCCTTCATCGCCGAGCCCGGTTCGACCGCGTCGAGCAGGGCAGCGGAGCGGGTCGCGCGGAACTTCGTGTGTCGGAAGTCGTTCGGGTCGAAGGTGGGCCACTCGGCGAGGCTCAGGATCTCCCCGGTGTGCGGGTCCATCGCCAGGACGAGTCCGCCCCGCGCGCCCGTGGTTTCACAGGCTTCGCGCAGGGCGCGCTGGGCTTCCGCCTGGAGCGTCGCGTCGATCGAGAGCGCGATGTCCCCTCCTGCCGTGCCCCAGGTGGCCCCGCCACTCTGCACGAGCAGCTGTCCGCTGCCGTCGCGCTCGACCGGCAGGCGCCGGGTCGTGCCGCGCAGCCAGTCGTCTTCCTGCTGTTCGATCCCGCGCACGCCGTCGCCGTCGATGTTCGCGAAGCCCACCAGGCGCGAGGCCAGGCCCTTGTGCGGGTAGATGCGGCGCGGTTCGGTGATCAGGCCGACGCCGTCGAGGTCGGCCGCCTCGATCGCTCTGGCCTTCGCATCCGTGGTCCAGCGCGCGACGAAACGAAACCCGCCGCGGTTCTCGATGTGGGCCAGGACATCGGCGCGGTCGGTCCCGAATTCGCGCGAGAGCAGCCGCGCGACCCCGACGGCGTCGGTCACGTCGCGGCCGACCACGTACACCGAAGGGGCGTCGATGGTGAGAGCGAGTCCGGCGCCGTGGCGATCGACGATGCGCCCGCGCTCGGGCGCCAGGGTCAGGGTGCGCAGGGTCTGGGCCTCGCCGCGCTCGGCGCCGCGCTGGTCGAAGACCGAGAGGTGGGCCGCGCGTACGCCGAGCACGGCGAACGCCAACACCAGGAGCGCGCGGGCGACCGCGAGGCGGCGGCCGCTGCGGCTCGCCAGGTCCGAGCTCACGGATCTTCCCGGCGGGCGAGTTCCGGTCGCAGTTCGATCACCCGACCGCGTTCGAACCCACGCTCGCGCGCGAGTTCGGCGAGCCGGGTCGGATCGCGCAGGGCCTCGATCTCTGCGTGGTGCTGGCTGCGCCGCAGCAGCAGCTCCTGCTCTTCGCGCACGAGCTCACCGAGCGCATAGCGCGTGCGCAGCAGATCGATCCGCAGCGTCACCAGAGCCAGAGCGCAGACGAGTGCTGCGCAAAGCCACCAGCCCCAGGGTCGATCCCGCAGCTCGCTCCGCGCGATCCGCACGCGTTGGAAGTCGCGGCCGACGAGCTGGCGCGGTTCACTGCGGTAGCGGTTCATGCGGCCTCCGCGAGGCGTTCGGCCGCGCGCAGCTTCGCGGAGCGGGCGCGCGGGTTGGCGGCGATCTCGTCGTCGCCCGGCTGGAGAGGCCGCCGAGTCAGGATGCGCAGACGCGGGCGCCCGCCACACATGCAGAGCGGGACCTCGGGCGGGCACACACAGCCGCGCGCCGCATCCCGAAAGCCGTGCTTCACGACCCGGTCTTCGGCCGAGTGGTAGGCCAGCACGACGAGGCGTCCGCCCGGGCGGAGCGCGTCGATCGCGGCCTCGAGGCCGTCCGTGAGCGCGCCGAGTTCGTCGTTGGTGGCGATCCGCAGCGCCTGGAACACGAGCGTGGCCGGATGGTGCCGGCGACCGCCGCCGATGCGCGCTTCCTCGACGACCCGGATCAGATCGCCCGCGGTCCGCAGCGGCGCCTCGCGCCGCGCGGTGACCAGCGCCCGCGCGAGCCGTCGCGCGCCGCGCAGGTCGGCGTAGCGGCGAAACCAGTCGG containing:
- the murD gene encoding UDP-N-acetylmuramoyl-L-alanine--D-glutamate ligase, whose translation is MPSLAGARILVLGLGATGRSAALFFAERGARVVAADEREDARLAAELPPEVEVRLGAAFPDPAEFDCVVPSPGVPPERYAGRARDVRGDIEWAADALPVPIVAVTGTNGKSTTTLLVAALLRAAGLRVGVGGNVGIPALSLVGEALDVAVLEVSSFQLETTQAFRPRVAVVLNLTPDHLDRHGDFAAYRNAKLRILANQRDEDWAVLNAEDAHVAAFVSAARGRVLAFAADRAPQPEEAFAATLGLDAGELLLQERAAAPRRLPFDWRQPGRHNRENALAAIGAVHALGADLPPALGGLAGFEGLPHRHQIVSHRGGVTWVDDSKATNPGAALRALEGCGGPVIWIGGGRAKGLDLAELAAGAQAARAALLIGEAAPALAAALGDALPVHAEPSLEDAVRRAAQIARPGDWVLLAPGCSSHDQFANFEDRGRRFQAAVGDLPPVEDDR
- the murG gene encoding undecaprenyldiphospho-muramoylpentapeptide beta-N-acetylglucosaminyltransferase, which gives rise to MSAAISDTKRGRAVWAIAGGGTGGHVTPALALAEAVAARGDGVFLLGGEIGLERRLVPEAGFDLVTLPSGQIMGRGSLAKLRALFDTARGVFAAWRALGQRRAQLLVSVGGYASVPGVLAAVLRRLPIALVEPNAIPGRANRLAARFARAVFTQFEAAHGHFETRGDTVVAGAPLRRELVQAFRAAPERRAPGKPLRLLVFGGSQGARQINDALVEIASALDASHFEIFHQTGEADRDRVAQAYADTRLDAQVVAFEPDMPLRYAQSDLAICRSGALTVAELAMAGLPAVLVPYPYAADDHQKANAEAASAHGAARLLEARPLESEALLNTLSEFANDPESLVPMSRAAGDLARPDAAAEVVTHCAHWLEANA
- the murF gene encoding UDP-N-acetylmuramoyl-tripeptide--D-alanyl-D-alanine ligase — protein: MSEVFRVEDAVRWTGGRLRRGEPGTRFESVTIDSRNVGHAALFVAIRGDRFDGHDFLADVARAGVQGCLVDEAHPEGTAPGAEIAVADTTAALGALAKGHRERHRGPLVAITGSNGKTTTKEMCAAILGATGPCLKTEGNLNNHFGLPLTLLRREAEHRHVVVELGMNHRGEIAQLAQIARADVGVITNVGTAHIEHLGSQEEIALEKGDLVASLATAGTAVLNVDDPRVSAQAERTAARVLRFGRSPKADVRAEDERSDPSGRYHFRLTTAEGSVAVQVAGLGETTVINALAAAAGALAAGCALQELPRGLAAYRPVTGRLEPILLRGGGLLINDTYNANPQSMEEALRTLTRDAGEGQCIAILGDMGELGEHEVAAHEGAGELAGKLGVDRLFAVGANAQRVAAAAERAGIPATATFASEQWEDVAERALAGLEAGDRVLVKGSRAMRMERVVAHLREGFGEARED
- the murC gene encoding UDP-N-acetylmuramate--L-alanine ligase, encoding MRRIQRVHFVGAGGIGMCGLAELLANQGYQVSGSDLRESANTERLRSLGIDVHVGHAAEHVRDADVVVFSSAVRADNPEIREADAAKIPVIPRAEMLAEVMRLKDGVAVAGSHGKTTTTSLIAHVLDEAGLDPTAIVGGRVLQAEHPPSTTRHGAGELLVAEADESDGSFLRLAPVMGVVTNIDPEHLDHYGDYETLQEAFVTFCNRMPFWGASVLCLDHPGVQSILPRMTRRVITYGTSNQADWVAHSFEAAAPGFSFAVRHRGEELGRARTRLPGRHNVQNALAALAVAHELEVPFVTAAEALETFLGIERRFEWKGEAHGVRVVDDYGHHPAEIEATLSAAREVHPGRVVVAFQPHRFTRTRDLWDDFARCFHRADVLVLTEIYAASEAKLPGVEATLLADAIRDHGHRHVFYEGDLDAALARILAEAEPGDLVLTLGAGSIAGLGARILEGLGQRD
- the mraY gene encoding phospho-N-acetylmuramoyl-pentapeptide-transferase yields the protein MFYHLLYPLAGEIGAFNVFRYITFRTGAATLTALFLAFTFGPPLIRRLSKLRVGQPIREIGPDHQSKAGTPTMGGLLILLSLLVSVLLWSNLDSRPVWILVGLTLGYGILGFIDDYAKVREGSSAGVSARAKLFWQTLLASIVALAIYTDPNFDARLSVPFFKNFTPHIGWLYIPLATFIIVATSNAVNLTDGLDGLAIGPVMISAGTFLILAYAAGHAVIADYLAIKHVPGSGHLAIFCGALIGGGLGFLWFNAPPAQLFMGDVGSLALGGALGTIALLIRQEILLAVVGGVFVMETVSVIIQVTSFRLTGKRVFLMTPIHHHFEKLGWAEQKIVVRFWIVSAILGLVALSSLKLR
- the murB gene encoding UDP-N-acetylmuramate dehydrogenase; protein product: MITRALRDELTDALGDAIRFDVPLARLTSLRVGGPAEAVAAPRDRNELAGLLRRLGRARVPHHVIGGGFNCLAPDQPLAGVVIQLSRFRRLEERPGGCLRVEAGVSHSQLTRFCVERGFGGLAFGAGIPGTIGGWIAMNAGIPQHEIGARTVEVEVVSPAGGRRRHLPAERLRFRYRSLRGLAPGSVILSALIRVDASDPATVRAEVDALLERRGATQPLSVPSCGSVFKNPRGDHAGRLIEAAGLKGHQVGGAQISPVHANFIANTGGATAEDVLALIELARARVEAQSGHRLEREVRIVGGNR
- a CDS encoding putative peptidoglycan glycosyltransferase FtsW codes for the protein MNDATAASRWDGALVTSALALTAIGVVMNYSTTAALAMGEPFPPLALRHAAGVLGALCVAFVVSRLPVVFWERFALWAWLAGGIALAATLVMGIEANGARRWLAIPGLPVALQAAEPARLATVLAVALVLSRATPRVIDTHGLLLRVGLLVAPPVLLLLLQPDFGSAVILCAVVGLLLFGAGLPFRRLALPAGLGLLGAGAYVAARPYALARVRGFLDPWQTAHSEGFQLVQSFVAFGRGGSLGVGLGDGRQKLFYLPEAHTDFILSVVAEELGLVGVLVVLGAFAALCWAGLRIARHATTPFARLLATGATGLIVLPALCNGAVVMGLLPTTGLTLPLLSHGSNSLLCTAAAIGILLRIGSDADREAQTGSPRWRSRHA